Proteins encoded together in one Hevea brasiliensis isolate MT/VB/25A 57/8 chromosome 16, ASM3005281v1, whole genome shotgun sequence window:
- the LOC110663521 gene encoding eukaryotic translation initiation factor 2 subunit beta translates to MTDETSNDVKDEVAELAPFDPTKKKKKKKVVIQDSMDDSVDKLAEKTESLSVSDGLESTFTGLKKKKKKPVETSILNEEIVDAGEDLDDRAGADEEGEGIELQQQLYPWEGTDRDYEYEELLGRVFYILRENNPELAGDRRRTVMRPPQVLREGTKKTVFVNFMDLCKTMHRQPDHVMAFLLAELGTSGSLDGQQRLVVKGRFAPKNFEGILRRYINEYVICLGCKSPDTILSKENRLFFLRCEKCGSGRSVAPIKAGFVARVGRRNTGT, encoded by the exons ATGACGGATGAAACTTCCAATGATGTGAAGGACGAGGTGGCAGAA CTTGCCCCCTTTGATCCtaccaaaaagaagaagaagaagaaggttgTGATACAGGATAGCATGGATGATTCTGTGGACAAGCTCGCTGAGAAAACTGAATCATTGTCAG TCTCTGATGGGCTTGAGAGCACTTTCACTGgtttgaaaaagaagaagaagaaacca GTAGAAACCAGTATTTTGAATGAAGAAATTGTAGATGCAGGAGAGGATTTGGATG ATCGTGCAGGAGCGGATGAAGAAGGAGAAGGAATTGAGCTACAACAGCAGCTTTATCCATGGGAAGGGACTGACCGTGATTATGAATACGAAGAG CTTCTTGGTAGGGTCTTCTATATTTTGCGTGAGAACAATCCAGAACTTGCTGGAGATAGGCGTAGAACTGTGATGAGGCCTCCGCAGGTTCTTCGTGAGGGCACAAAGAAGACTGTTTTTGTGAATTTTATGGATCTCTGCAAGAC AATGCATCGACAACCTGACCATGTCATGGCCTTCTTACTTGCTGAATTGGGGACAAGTGGATCACTTGATGGACAGCAGAGGCTAGTTGTTAAGGGGAGATTTGCTCCCAAAAATTTTGAGGGAATCCTGCGTCGATATATAA ATGAGTATGTCATTTGCCTTGGTTGCAAAAGTCCAGACACTATACTTTCAAAGGAGAACCGTCTCTTTTTCCTCAGATGCGAGAAG TGTGGTTCTGGACGATCAGTTGCCCCAATCAAAGCTGGTTTTGTTGCTCGTGTTGGCCGCAGAAACACAGGGACATGA